TCGTTCAATTATcagtattaaaaatatttgttgggATTAATATTTCTTCTCTCTCTTGTGCGCattatttttaaagcaaaacaAAGTAAATAATATTGTGAGTTCAATTATTAGTATTGAAGAATAATGTTTCgtaatattaagaaaaaaattaatcctAATCTAGACaattacaagaaaattaattttttttaaaaagataatattttattagacTCAAAACTTATTTATCCTacattcttttaatttttattttcagtatATTCCTTGAATGTGAGGACCGGAACATGTACTAAGGTTGAAAATAATCATATATcctatattatataaatatatcattaatGTTGTTCACATTAAAAATAAGTGAGAAAAACTCAAATATgttcttttaattatatatgtcaTTCATTAatagttgagttgagtttattTGTGCATTTGTCGTGACACAATGTAAAAACTTGTGCAACTTTTCattaacaattcaaaaaataataataaaatatatgtgcTATTAATGTCTTCACTAACAActcaaataattagaaaaattatgtaTTATCAAACTCTtcacaaaaaaatcaagtaataaaaaattgcaCGTGTTTTTAATCTCTTCACTAACAACtcaaataatatagaaaaatacaCGTGCTATCAATCTCGTCACTAACAACTCAAATAGTCAGAAAAAATAAGTGTTATCAATCTCTTCACTAACAActcaaataattagaaaatacaCGTGTTATCAATATGTTCAGCAACAattcaaataattagaaaatacaCGTGTTATCAATCTCTTCACTAGCAActcaaataatcaaaatttacaTGTGTTATTAATCTCTTCACTAAcaactcaaataataataaaattacacgTGTTATCAATCTTTTCCCTAAcaactcaaataataataaaattacatgtGTTATCAATCTCTTTGTTAACAACTCAAATAATCAGAAAATACACGTATTATCAATTTCTTCTCTAACAACTCAACTAATCAGAAAAATACATGTGTTATCAATCTCTTCACTAACAAgttaaataataagaaaatatagatGTTATCAATCTTcactaacaaattaaataatcagAAAATACACGTGTTAAATCTTCACTAACaagtcaaataattaaaaaatacagATGTTATATCAATCTCTTCACTAACAACTTAAATAATCAGAAAATACACGTGCTATAAAACTATTCACTAACAGCTCAAATAATCAGACAATATACGCCTTATCAATCTCTTCACTAACAAATCAAACACATATATTATCAATCTCTTCACAAACAACTTGAATACACATGTTATCAATCTTTTCCCTAACAAactatacaaataaaaaaaatacacgtGTTATAAATCTCTTTGCTTACAACTCAAATAACCATATTATACACATATATTGTCAATCTCTTTACTAACAAACTCAAATAATCagattatatacatatattatcaaTCTCTTTACTAACAAACtcaattagtcaaataataCACGTGTTATCCATTTAAATGATCTACGTTACGTAATTATCCCGAATTAAATTTGACGCGCAAACCCGACCCGACCCACCTACTTCCCTATAAAACCCAATTAAGTTCTCATTTCAATCACTTCATCATGATCCCAAATACCTAACCCCCAAATCagttcttcatttcttcaatgGCGAAAAAAATCATGGCGATGGTAGATCGACTCAGTGATTTGCCTGAGCCAATTCTAATTCACATTCTTTCTATGTTGCTGGACGGTAAAGATGTTGTGAGAAGTAGTGTATTATCTAAGCGATGGCGGTTTCTTTGGAGGTCTGTTCCAATATCACTGGATTTTAGCTTCCCTGAGGATACTTATTTAGGTCTCCCTGAGAGTGGGGAATTGGAGATTCTCGATTTCGTGAATTCCACCCATAGAGAGCTTCTATATTGGGGGTCTGGTCAGAAAATCAGAAAATTTAATGTGGTTGTCAATTTTTCTGTTCCGGAGAGGTTCGATAAAGATATCGATTTATGGGTTTATTTTGCGACTAAGAAAGCTAATGTTGAAGATTTTACTCTTGAGTGTTTATCTGGATACAAGTTACCTCAGTTTGCGTTTAAGAATTCGTCGTTGAGGAATTTGAATTTACAGTACTGTAAGTTGAAATTGGAACCTTCCGTTAATGTGAACTGGAGTAATCTAGTTTCTCTTTCAGTTGGATATGTGAAATTGACTGAGGGTGTCATGAGAAAAATATTGTCGGGTTGTCCTAACTTAGAGTGCTTGCTATTGGACTTCATTTGGGGCTTTGATCGTCTCAAAATCAGCAATGTGAAGTTGAAAAAGTTGACCATAAACAGCTATGAAACTAGTGAATGTGATGTTTGGCTTGAAATATTAGCTCCGCATATTCAAAATTTGGAACTTTTGGGGTATTCCAGTGGGATACGCTTGAGAAATGTGGCTGCACTTGTCACTGCATTCTTTCGCATAGATTTTCAGTTTGATTTTGGAGAGGCAGACAGATCGGAGAAGAATGAGATTAGTTGTTTGAAGGAACTTCTTCACAGTATTGCCCATGTCAAGAATCTGGAATTGAGTCACTGGTGCATTAAGGTTTATTTATACTCTTCATTATATAGAATtcagaatatattttttcatttcttatttgCTATTAAATCCATTAGTTTATTACCATAAGTCCATAACCGATTTGGTATGTACATAGTAAATACTTACATTCTTATGCCAATCTAATTAGGCAGTGATCGAGACAGGACCTTTTGGACAAATTTTTTGATGAAGAAcatttagaataaataatttgCAAGGGACATAACAACATGTAAAATTTGGATTCATTTACATTGATCATAATCTTTTAGTCATGTGAATGGGGTTTTCAAAGTGTTTAATATCCATTTTTGGATCTCGAAACCAACCTTGAACACTGTTTAACAATTCACATGTCATTTGTTAAGTATGTCACATTTCTTTGTTTTAACATAATCCGGTTATCTATTTGGTTTACAAGTGTATGTCCACACTGGCATTGGAAGGCTTCCAGTATCAACCATCGAGCTCAAGATTCTTAAAACTTCACACAAACTATGAAGAGTTGGACCTCCCAGGAATTTGCAGCTTTATACAGAATTCACCAAATATTGAGACATTGATCATTGACTGGCACCATCAAGATCGAGGAGTAAGTTTTCTTTACACCCTCAATTCTGTTACTTCACgttatcaatatcaaataattattttattttttcttgaaatggAATAAGAAATAACTATTAATGGAAGAAGACGAcaatatatat
This genomic stretch from Solanum stenotomum isolate F172 chromosome 10, ASM1918654v1, whole genome shotgun sequence harbors:
- the LOC125841343 gene encoding F-box protein At5g03100-like; amino-acid sequence: MAKKIMAMVDRLSDLPEPILIHILSMLLDGKDVVRSSVLSKRWRFLWRSVPISLDFSFPEDTYLGLPESGELEILDFVNSTHRELLYWGSGQKIRKFNVVVNFSVPERFDKDIDLWVYFATKKANVEDFTLECLSGYKLPQFAFKNSSLRNLNLQYCKLKLEPSVNVNWSNLVSLSVGYVKLTEGVMRKILSGCPNLECLLLDFIWGFDRLKISNVKLKKLTINSYETSECDVWLEILAPHIQNLELLGYSSGIRLRNVAALVTAFFRIDFQFDFGEADRSEKNEISCLKELLHSIAHVKNLELSHWCIKCMSTLALEGFQYQPSSSRFLKLHTNYEELDLPGICSFIQNSPNIETLIIDWHHQDRGYLYAYYFKDKERQIRTFETHKFNCSLLHLKTIKFINLVGPLSVNKFVLPLVKYLLENAIVLEKFNIAARCKEIDVCLDQIRIEQELLSFPRSSSHASVTFSNQRSLPPLLLRQSQHA